In Betta splendens chromosome 22, fBetSpl5.4, whole genome shotgun sequence, the following proteins share a genomic window:
- the si:ch211-266g18.10 gene encoding trichohyalin isoform X1, protein MAEGAKSASSTAATAADGAAAQPRASLRAKGVGLLRKVKVSVELLVALVALLSWGVVGVVMFDFVEYKTVPDIQQVIADPVQAVNNAVDEVSSLLHKFQECAPDLSDPMSAATYAAEEISEAKDGFVRYFSDEEGNFYLSYVDPVVIGRGAFHSANDLMGEAAGSFRDTVCAAVDTVLGTITNINKGQTDLSYVDPVVIGRAAFSVTNESICGVMGYIQDMLCRILDSILDVVKGSSDISFMDPVVIGRNVFQSLDDTVSGLVGHIQDALCSVLDSTLDVTKGSTDLSFIDPVVIGRNAFSATNDFTSEITGGIQDVLCSVLDAILDTLKDFQDAVGFHPVSVLKRTAEVTLEPINMLIGYISTSLIGEEGIVPDVSIDPMKVVEDALLEVTDKKDLILAYMSSMLVGDQGEPVATPGVNVVTEKDETVVAPSDMKLIRKEGEFLPPFDKVLLDEMERDAIKEVKEAIIEEEKPKKKPLRAGKDIQKLTIGEAKMKKEEKEVKKQTKEREEAKKLLKEEKKIKKALKEEKEVKKHVKEREEAKKPLKEEKKIKEPRKEEKEVKKRAKEREEAKKHLKEERKRKKPLKEEKELKKQTKEREEAKKTLIEDEKIKKPLKEVKEVKKQPKVREEAMKPLKEDEKMKIPLKEEKEVKKQPKELTEAKKSLKKEKADKKQTKKEEKTKKPFKEEKEQKKLLKEDKEEKKLPAKEKKIKKPHEHVKESKKQLRERKVKKLVIVVKKEKKPLTKPSKKEKQVDKPRVEKIILKPFREDKNITKPSQRNAEDKKPIKEEKLLKQRKEAKTHRVEKVILKALKDDKNITVPPKQDKEVTKPHKEKKVIKEPSKKEKEVKKPQKEKREVRTPHKEKKTKEPSKEKEIKKPQLKKETKKEKEVKTPTKEKKETKQSPKEVKKPHIVEKVILKPLREDKNMTKAPQQKSEVKKPIKKHLKEKKDLMTFLKRKETKKPLKDEKEVKKLPKVEKVVLKPPKEDRNITVPPKQDKEAKESYKKKKETKQPSKEERQDRKSPKEKKETKEPSKEKKEDKKPLKQEKETKQPPKEKKEVKKPHKKEKEVKETTKDKKETKEQSKEKKQPKKPLKEKKELKEPHKEEKKVKEPPKEKELKQSHKEEKKVKEPPKEKELKQSHKEEKKVKEPLKEKKETKEPSKEKKELRKPPKEKKETKQPLKEKKETKQPPREKKETKEPSKEEKETKDSLKEKKEVKAPPKEKKDTKEHPKEKKETKEPPREKKQLKGLLKEENEVKEPAKEKKETKEHPKEKETIEPPKEKKELKELLKEEKEVKEPPKEKKETQEPPKEKKELKEPRKEEKEVKESPQEKKETKLPPKEKKETKEPSRAKKQTKEPPKETKGAKEPPKEKKETKEPPKEKKELKEPLKEEKEVKESPKEKRETKEPSRSKKEAKEPPKEREETKEPSKEKKETKEPLKEKKETKEPPKEKKETKESPKKKKETKEPSKEKKETKEPLKEKKETKEPPKEKKDTKEPHKEEKEVKESFKEKMEGTKPPKEKKELKEPLKEEKEVKEPPKEKKETKEPPKEKKELKEPRKEDKEVKESPKEKKETKLPPKEKKETKEPSRAKKQTKEPPKETKGAKEPPKEKKETKEPPKEKKELKEPLKEEKEVKESPKEKRETKEPSRSKKEAKEPPKERKETKEPFKERKETKEPLKEKKETKEPPKEKKETKEPPKEKKETKEPPKEKKEIKEPSKEKKETKEPFKEKKETKEPPKEKKETKEPPKEKKETKEPLKEKKETKEPPKEKKETKEPHKEEKEVKESFKEEMEGTKPPKEKKELKEPLKEKKETKEPSRAKKETKEPPKEKKENNEHPKEQKELKEPHKEEKEVKEPLEEKKELKEPHKEDREVKKPSEEKRETKETPKKVKEHKKPYKHEKETKDPHKEKTDKKLQQETKEVKKPAIKEKYISKPPEEKKLPKDDVTKPPKDEKELKKTLKETKEVKETPKVEKDKRPFKEIETKKLTEEQKEVKKPSKEGKTLKLTLSPKEHRELSIKAEKVPQKLEKDVDKPKMAATRVKVVRKDVVSVLKKEHHNITKAEVPRDKAKAAPKKKGPVEKVVLDKEAKVKAVSVKKTEVSKLKRKAAVTKREPAPLKTKPTQTLKAETPPKNVSLPTEKVKVVPLKKVAAVLKEKKVEPVILKKAPVIKAKLKPAAQKKETEVKPVLVKKVTVQEVRKERPKPAAERKAPSKTEQEARKEKVKSLLKKKEPKAAVEKVRRAVTKGGAATLKAKPKRVHVKKELEPPREKEKPVAVKKAMLREKSKPLHVKRVGKTEPEVSKVKATTPVTVKDKPVEKKYKEEKTKVDRVLKEIQVSAKKEKPVEKKEEKVKEPAVSDSFFMEEELPYFQCFFVDEDEAQFPFYAFSPLQL, encoded by the exons ATGGCTGAAG gAGCCAAATCAGCCTCCTCCACTGCGGCCACTGCGGCCGATGGAGCGGCAGCTCAACCGAGGGCCTCCCTCAGGGCCAAAGGTGTGGGACTCCTCCGGAAGGTCAAGGTGtccgtggagctgctggttgcGCTGGTGGCTCTTCTGTCCTGGGGGGTTGTGGGAGTGGTGATGTTTGACTTTGTGGAGTACAAGACCGTCCCTG ACATTCAGCAAGTGATTGCGGACCCTGTTCAAGCCGTGAACAACGCCGTTGACGAAGTTTCCAGTCTGCTCCATAAGTTTCAAG AATGTGCTCCTGATCTAAGCGACCCCATGTCTGCCGCCACCTACGCAGCTGAGGAAATATCGGAAGCAAAAGACGGATTCGTCCGATATTTTTCAGATGAGGAGG GAAACTTCTACCTCAGCTACGTGGACCCTGTGGTGATCGGCAGAGGAGCTTTCCATTCGGCTAATGACTTGATGGGTGAAGCAGCGGGCTCCTTCAGGGACACAGTGTGTGCTGCGGTGGACACCGTTCTGGGCACTATCACGAATATAAATAAAG gacaaactgacctcagctACGTTGACCCTGTGGTCATAGGCAGAGCTGCCTTCAGTGTTACTAATGAGTCCATCTGTGGGGTGATGGGCTACATCCAGGACATGCTCTGCAGGATTCTAGACTCTATTCTGGATGTCGTTAAAG GATCCTCTGATATTAGCTTCATGGACCCTGTGGTTATAGGGAGGAATGTCTTCCAGAGTCTTGATGACACTGTGAGTGGATTAGTGGGCCACATCCAGGACGCGCTGTGCTCAGTCTTAGACAGCACACTGGATGTCACAAAAG GATCCACTGACCTTAGCTTCATCGACCCTGTGGTTATTGGCAGAAATGCCTTCAGTGCCACTAATGACTTTACTAGTGAAATAACAGGAGGCATCCAGGatgtgctctgttcagtcctgGATGCAATACTGGACACATTAAAAG ACTTCCAGGACGCTGTGGGATTCCATCCTGTCTCAGTTCTCAAGAGAACTGCAGAGGTCACCTTAGAACCAATAAACATGCTCATAGGCTACATCTCCACGTCACTGATTGGAGAAGAAG GCATCGTGCCTGATGTTTCCATTGACCCCATGAAGGTTGTGGAAGATGCTTTGTTGGAGGTCACAGACAAGAAGGATTTGATCTTGGCCTACATGTCGAGCATGCTTGTTGGGGATCAAG GTGAGCCTGTTGCCACTCCAGGTGTAAATGTAGTAACAGAAAAAG aTGAAACTGTAGTTGCACCGTCTGATATGAAATTGATAAGAAAAGAAG gtgaattcctgcccccCTTTGACAAAG TTCTCCTAGATGAAATGGAACGAGATGCCATAAAAGAAGTTAAGGAAGCCATTATTGAAG AAGAAAAGCCAAAGAAGAAACCCCTGAGAGCAGGGAAAGATATCCAGAAACTGACTATAGGAGAagctaaaatgaaaaaagaagagaaggaagtcAAGAAACAAACTAAAGAAAGGGAGGAAGCAAAGAAACTTCtcaaagaagagaagaaaataaagaaggctctcaaagaagagaaggaagtcAAGAAACATGttaaagaaagagaggaagcaaAGAAACCTCttaaagaagagaagaaaataaaagaacctcgcaaagaagagaaagaagtcAAGAAACGTGCTAAAGAAAGGGAGGAAGCAAAGAAACATCTCaaagaagagaggaaaaggaagaagcctctcaaagaagagaaagaactcaagaaacaaactaaagagagggaggaagcaaaGAAAACTCTCATAGAAGACGAGAAGATAAAGAAACCTCTCAAAGAAGTGAAGGAAGTCAAGAAACAACCCAAAGTAAGGGAAGAAGCAATGAAACCTCTTAAAGAAGACGAGAAAATGAAGATACCTCTcaaagaagagaaggaagttAAGAAACAACCCAAAGAATTGACTGAAGCAAAGAAATCTCtgaaaaaagagaaagcagacaaaaaacaaaccaaaaaggaggagaagacaaAGAAACCTTTTAAAGAAGAGAAGGAACAAAAGAAGCTTCTCAAAGAAGACAAGGAAGAAAAGAAACTTCctgcaaaagagaaaaaaatcaagAAACCACATGAACATGTAAAGGAATCTAAAAAACAACTTAGAGAGAGGAAAGTAAAGAAACTTGTCATAGTAGTCAAGAAGGAAAAGAAACCTCTCACAAAACCATctaaaaaagagaaacaagtcGATAAACCTCGAGTAGAAAAAATAATCTTAAAACCGTTTAGAGaagataaaaacatcacaaagcCATCACAACGAAACGCAGAAGATAAGAAACCTATTAAGGAAGAGAAGCTTcttaaacaaagaaaagaagcCAAGACTCACAGAGtagaaaaagtaattttaaAAGCTCTCAAAGATGATAAGAACATCACAGTGCCACCTAAACAAGATAAAGAAGTCACAAAacctcacaaagaaaagaaggtaATCAAAGAACCATCCAAAAAAGAGAAGGAGGTTAAGAAACctcaaaaagaaaagagggaagtCAGGACacctcacaaagaaaagaaaacgaaAGAACCATCCAAAGAAAAGGAAATCAAGAAACCTCAATTAAAGAAGGAAACCAAAAAAGAGAAGGAAGTCAAGACTCCtaccaaagaaaagaaggaaaccaaACAATCTCCCAAAGAGGTTAAAAAACCTCACATAGTAGAAAAAGTGATCTTAAAACCTCTCAGAGAagataaaaacatgacaaaagcCCCACAACAAAAATCAGAAGTCAAGAAACCAAtcaaaaaacatctgaaagaaaagaaagaccTTATGACATTTCttaaaaggaaagaaacaaagaaacctCTTAAAGATGAGAAAGAAGTTAAAAAGCTGCCCAAGGTAGAAAAAGTAGTCCTGAAACCTCCCAAAGAAGATAGAAACATCACAGTACCACCTAAACAAGATAAAGAGGCTAAGGAGtcttataaaaaaaagaaggaaaccaaACAACCATCTAAAGAAGAGAGGCAAGACAGGAAATCCccaaaagaaaagaaggaaaccaaagaaccttctaaggaaaagaaagaagataaGAAACCTCTCAAACAAGAAAAGGAAACCAAACAACCTCctaaagaaaagaaggaagttaagaaaccacacaaaaaagagaaGGAAGTCAAGGAAACTACCAAGGATAAGAAGGAAACCAAAGAACAAtctaaagaaaagaaacaacctAAGAAACCtctcaaagaaaagaaggaactaAAGGAACCACACAAGGAAGAGAAGAAAGTCAAGgaacctcccaaagaaaaggaactaaaacaatcacacaaagaagagaagaaagtcaaggaacctcccaaagaaaaggaactaaaacaatcacacaaagaagagaagaaagtcAAGGAACCtctcaaagaaaagaaggaaactAAAGAACCAtctaaagaaaagaaagaacttAGGAAACCTCCCAAGGAAAAGAAGGAAACCAAACAACCACTTAAGGAAAAGAAGGAAACCAAACAACCACctagagaaaagaaagaaaccaaagaaccatctaaagaagaaaaagaaaccaAAGATTCACttaaagaaaagaaggaagtcAAGGCACctcccaaagaaaagaaggacacCAAAGAACatcccaaagaaaagaaagagaccAAAGAACCTCCCAGAGAAAAGAAACAACTAAAAGGACTACTCAAAGAAGAGAACGAAGTCAAGGAACCtgccaaagaaaagaaggaaaccaaAGAACATCCCAAAGAAAAGGAGACCATAGAACCTCcgaaagaaaagaaggaactaAAAGAACTACTcaaagaagagaaggaagtcaaggaacctcccaaagaaaagaaagaaacccaagaacctcccaaagaaaagaaggaactaAAAGAACCACggaaagaagagaaggaagtcAAGGAATCTCCCcaagaaaagaaggaaaccaaACTACCACctaaggaaaaaaaggagaccAAAGAACCATCTAGAGCAAAGAAGCAAACCAAAGAACCTCCCAAAGAAACGAAGGGAGCTAAAGAACctcccaaagaaaaaaaagaaaccaaagagcctcccaaagaaaagaaggaactaAAAGAACCACTcaaagaagagaaggaagtcAAGGAATCTCCCAAAGAAAAGAGGGAAACCAAAGAACCATCTAGATCAAAGAAGGAAGCCAAAGAACCTCCCAAAGAAAGGGAGGAAACCAAAGAACCttccaaagaaaagaaggaaaccaaagaacctctcaaagaaaagaaagaaaccaaagaacctcccaaagaaaagaaagaaaccaaagaaTCTcccaaaaaaaagaaggaaacaaaagaaccttccaaagaaaagaaggaaaccaaagaacctctcaaagaaaagaaagaaaccaaagaacctcccaaagaaaagaaagataccaaagaaccacacaaagaagagaaggaagtcAAGGAATCTTTCAAAGAAAAGATGGAAGGTACGAAACctcccaaagaaaagaaggaactaAAAGAACCACTcaaagaagagaaggaagtcaaggaacctcccaaagaaaagaaagaaaccaaagaacctcccaaagaaaagaaggaactaAAAGAACCACGCAAAGAAGATAAGGAAGTCAAGGAATctcccaaagaaaagaaggaaaccaaACTACCACCTAAGGAAAAGAAGGAGACCAAAGAACCATCTAGAGCAAAGAAGCAAACCAAAGAACCTCCCAAAGAAACGAAGGGAGCCAAAGAACctcccaaagaaaaaaaagaaaccaaagagcctcccaaagaaaagaaggaactaAAAGAACCACTcaaagaagagaaggaagtcAAGGAATCTCCCAAAGAAAAGAGGGAAACCAAAGAACCATCTAGATCAAAGAAGGAAGCCAAAGAACCTCccaaagaaaggaaggaaaccaaagaacctttcaaagaaaggaaggaaaccaaagaacctctcaaagaaaagaaagaaaccaaagaacctcccaaagaaaagaaagaaaccaaagaacctcccaaagaaaagaaagaaaccaaagaacctcccaaagaaaagaaggaaatcAAAGAACCttccaaagaaaagaaggaaaccaaagaacctttcaaagaaaagaaagaaaccaaagaacctcccaaagaaaagaaagaaaccaaagaacctcccaaagaaaagaaggaaaccaaagaacctctcaaagaaaagaaagaaaccaaagaacctcccaaagaaaagaaagaaaccaaagaaccacacaaagaagagaaggaagtcAAGGAATCTTTCAAAGAAGAGATGGAAGGGACGAAACctcccaaagaaaagaaggaactaAAAGAACCactcaaagaaaagaaggaaaccaaAGAACCTTCTAGAGCAAAGAAGGAAACCAAAgaacctcccaaagaaaagaaggaaaacaatGAACATCCCAAAGAACAGAAGGAACTAAAAGAACCAcacaaagaagagaaggaagtcAAGGAACCCCTCGAAGAAAAGAAGGAACTAAAGGAACCACACAAAGAAGATAGGGAAGTTAAGAAACCTTctgaagaaaagagagaaacaaaagagaCACCTAAAAAAGTGAAGGAACATAAGAAACCTTACAAACACGAAAAGGAAACCAAAGATCCACACAAAGAGAAGACAGATAAAAAACtacaacaagaaacaaaggaAGTCAAGAAACctgcaataaaagaaaaatatatctCAAAGCCACCTGAAGAAAAGAAACTCCCTAAAGATGATGTCACAAAACCACCTAAAGACGAGAAAGAACTGAAAAAaaccctaaaagaaacaaaggaagTCAAGGAAACACCCAAAGTTGAAAAAGATAAAAGACCTTTCAAAGAAATAGAGACCAAGAAATTAACTGAAGAACAGAAGGAAGTAAAGAAACCATCCAAAGAGGGAAAAACACTCAAACTAACTTTATCACCTAAAGAACACAGAGAACTGTCTATAAAGGCAGAAAAAGTACCACAGAAGCTGGAAAAAGATGTAGACAAACCTAAAATGGCTGCAACAAGGGTGAAAGTGGTCAGGAAGGATGTTGTATCTGTTCTAAAGAAGGAACATCACAACATCACAAAAGCAG AAGTTCCAAGGGACAAGGCCAAAGCAGCGCCCAAAAAGAAAG GCCCAGTTGAAAAGGTCGTATTGGACAAAG aaGCCAAAGTCAAAGCAGTATCTGTAAAGAAAA CTGAGGTTTCAAAACTGAAGCGTAAAGCAGCCGTGACAAAGAGAG AACCTGCTCCACTCAAGACAAAACCAACCCAAACACTTAAAG cagaaacaccGCCAAAAAATGTCTCGCTACCAAcagagaaggtgaaggtggTCCCATTAAAGAAAG TAGCTGCAGTTCTAAAGGAGAAAAAGGTGGAGCCAGTAATTCTCaaaaaag CACCTGTTATCAAGGCAAAACTAAAACCTGCTGCCCAGAAGAAAG AAACTGAGGTGAAGCCAGTTCTGGTCAAAAAAG TTACAGTACAAGAAGTTAGAAAGGAAAGGCCCAAACCAGCTGCGGAAAGAAAAG CTCCGTCTAAAACAGAGCAAGaagcaagaaaagaaaaagtcaaATCCCTCCTAAAGAAGAAAG AGCCtaaagcagcagtggagaaagtCAGACGTGCTGTAACTAAA GGTGGTGCAGCCACGTTGAAGGCAAAGCCCAAACGAGTCCATGTGAAGAAAG AACTGGAGCCTCctagagaaaaggaaaagcctGTTGCAGTGAAGAAAG CCATGTTGAGGGAAAAGAGCAAACCCCTCCATGTAAAAAGA GTTGGTAAAACAGAGCCTGAGGTTTCAAAAGTCAAGGCTACAACCCCTGTAACAGTGAAAG ATAAACCTGTTGAGAAGAAATATAAAGAGGAGAAGACTAAAG TAGACAGAGTTCTGAAAGAGATCCAGGTGTCTGCAAAGAAAG AAAAACCAGTtgaaaagaaggaggagaaagtaaaag agcccGCTGTGTCCGACAGCTTCTTCATGGAAG aggagctgcccTACTTCCAGTGCTTCTTcgtggacgaggacgaggcccAGTTTCCCTTCTACGCCTTCTCGCCGCTGCAGCTGTGA